Part of the Caulifigura coniformis genome, GTCACCGGGGGAACCGCCACGATCAGCTTCTTCGCTTTCCGCTGAATGCCAACGAGCCCGCCCCCAACAGGATCCGCGGCGATTCCCTGGCCGGTGAATGGAATCGTCTGGGTGTCGACCAGCTGCAGCACCGAACCCGTCTCCGGCAGCCGCACGCGGAAGAGAAGTGGATCGTCATGCCCCGTCACGACGAGAACGTCCCCCTGCCAGACGCCCCCCGACAGACTGTTCTTTCCGAGTCGGCCGATCACTTCCTTCGGCCAGGTGAACCTCCTCAGTTCCCTCCAGTCGTCATCCAGTTCCACCAGGAACGAACCCGCGTTGTCGGCGCCGTACTTCGCGAAGTGGCACCACCAGCGCCCCTCCTTCTTCAGACACCACGTCAGGCTCCCCCCGAAGTTGCCGAAATCATGGAACGTCGTGAGCTGCATCGACGCCGTGTCGAGAACCTTGATCTCGCTCTTCTCGGGTGTCTTCGGAAAGTTGGAGTGCGCGCAGTACAGCCGGCCCTCGAACTGGAACCCGCTGTTGAGGTGCTCGGCAGGCCCCGTGCTGATGGCGATCCGTTTCCCCGTCTCCCGGTCGTACTTCGCGACGACCCGGTTCGTGATCGCATAGAGAAAACGCTCGTCCGCGGCCGCCGCCTGGTGGGCCTCGGGAGCGTCAATCTCGCGGACAGCGGTCCACGACGCCGGATCGGCCGCCGCGAACAACAGGCACAGCTGCAGGAGGATCGTCATTCCCGGAGAGTAGCGGCGATTCGACTTCAACTGCAGCCGAAACGCTACGGCACTGGCCCCCTCGACTCGCCGTTCACTCAAACCCGCCTCCTCCCGTAAGATGGGACCGTCGCTTCGCATCTCACCCCCTCTGCACCATGCCCGCCCCCGGCCCGTTCCTTCGTCTGCACCCCAATGACGACGTCGTCGTCGCCCGCCGACCCGCGGCCAAGGGGGAATCCTGGTTTGAAGGCGATTTCGGCGTCATCGCCGGGCAGGCCATCGACCTCGGCCACAAGATGGCCGTCCGCACAAAGTCCCGCGGCGACGCCATCCGGAAGTACGGCCAGCTCATCGGCTTCGCCACCGAGGACATCGCGCCGGGAGAGCACGTCCACGTCCACAACCTCGCGATGGGCGATCGCCGCTTCGAGTACGAGTTCGGGACCGAGGTGATGCCCCTCCATCGGCCGGTCGCGCCCCGCACCTTCCAGGGCTACCGACGCCCCGATGGACGTGCCGCGACCCGCAACTACATCGGCATCGTCAGCACGGTCAATTGCTCGGCCGCATCCTCGCGGTTCATCGCCGAAGCATTCGACCGCGAACTGCTGTCCAGCTTTCCGAATGTCGACGGCGTGATC contains:
- a CDS encoding endonuclease, coding for MSERRVEGASAVAFRLQLKSNRRYSPGMTILLQLCLLFAAADPASWTAVREIDAPEAHQAAAADERFLYAITNRVVAKYDRETGKRIAISTGPAEHLNSGFQFEGRLYCAHSNFPKTPEKSEIKVLDTASMQLTTFHDFGNFGGSLTWCLKKEGRWWCHFAKYGADNAGSFLVELDDDWRELRRFTWPKEVIGRLGKNSLSGGVWQGDVLVVTGHDDPLLFRVRLPETGSVLQLVDTQTIPFTGQGIAADPVGGGLVGIQRKAKKLIVAVPPVTMEAK